One stretch of Rana temporaria chromosome 10, aRanTem1.1, whole genome shotgun sequence DNA includes these proteins:
- the LOC120916012 gene encoding uncharacterized protein LOC120916012 — translation MNKIFVLLILSSMVTTGHLTTCKRCWDLDSTECSTEKEIQCDGSKCMMLSEYCNVNNVIYNSVRKMCAIETLCNNCFTASTNHGLNLRIRGECGEGDNSNAGFKHNALCCDKMPLNNFMCPSCYVNTSTDGCESNEMVLCRGNEFECVKYRSIVQLSDGKAVPMSFRGCVTKGGCKIKFGGIPGEKELEPKESTCTPAIPVNSAGNN, via the exons GGCATCTCACAACGTGCAAAAGGTGTTGGGATCTTGACTCAACTGAATGCTCCACAGAAAAGGAGATTCAATGTGATGGATCCAAGTGCATGATGCTGTCAGAATACTGCAATGTCA ACAATGTGATTTATAATAGCGTCAGAAAAATGTGTGCAATAGAGACATTGTGTAATAATTGCTTCACTGCGTCAACAAACCATGGCTTAAACCTCCGAATCCGTGGTGAATGTGgggaaggagacaacagcaacGCTGGGTTTAAGCATAACG cactaTGTTGTGATAAAATGCCACTAAACAACTTTATGTGTCCAAGCTGCTATGTGAATACATCTACTGATGGCTGCGAAAGCAATGAAATGGTTTTGTGCCGTGGGAACGAATTTGAGTGTGTGAAGTATAGGTCAATTGTTCAGCTGTCCG ATGGTAAGGCAGTACCAATGTCATTTCGAGGCTGCGTTACAAAAGGTGGTTGTAAAATTAAGTTTGGAGGCATACCCGGAGAAAAGGAATTAGAACCAAAGGAGTCGACGTGTACCCCTGCAATACCAGTTAATTCTGCTGGAAATAACTAA